TTGTAAAGATAATCGGCTACATACCTTACATCTTCTGCCTGTGATTCACTATACTCTGTTATCTTGGAAAGTATCGGTAGTGCAAGCACCTTACGGCACATCTCAATGGCAGTTTCATCGTCAGGCCGCATCTCCATCTTACCAGCCAACGCCAGCATCTCCGGATTTTCACCAAAGGCTGTAATGACATCCGAAAAATCCTTGGATACATTAAACAGGCGCCCATCTTTACGTTTATACATCGTGCTATTCTGATGGCCGATGCTTACCACAACATACCCCATGCTTGCCAAGTCTGTACAGAATACTGTACCCCATTCTGGAGAACCGCCTCCACCGCACACATAGAATAACACTGGATAGCGCTTTTCCTTCACGGAAAGAGCAAGGTCGTCGTAACACTGGGTCTTGATATCTATAGAGAAAACATTTTTCAACGCAGTGACAAGTGGCTGCTCATTAAACATCTCGTAGACTTCAGGAAACATGTACTTGGATGTAGTCTTACCTTCGCTACTGTCGGACGGATAGTACACAAAAGCGGTCAGTTCTCTTTTGGAGTCATCTGATGCCGTGTACTCAAAATCTATCTGGGTTCGACCGACAGTATAGCCGCCAATTGGTTCTGGAAATACGTCATAGGTTTTCATTTTCTTTCCCCCTTGAGATCGCTAACCATTTCAGAATATTTATGATCTTCAAGCAGCCCATGGCCCATAAATTCAGCAAAGTATTTGCTGATCTTATGTTGCAGCTTAGAGTCCTTAATATCGAATTCCCTAAAAAACAAGATTAAATTAAGCTGCATTGACTCAAACATAAAAGAAATCAGGTCGTCGTCAACATCCGGTCGGAGATATCCATCAACCCTCATTCGGCGTAAAATGTCCTTGATCATGGGGAATGACTCGCCCTTTAACACATTCACATATACTTTCAGCAAAATGTCCTCAGGAATATATGAAAATGTTTTAGTGAGTTTTATTTCCAACTCATTTAGTGGCTCGGTCACCATACCATTAACGTTACCAAATAAACCAGTAAGGAAATAGCTGTAAAGGGAATCTTCATTACTGTTATTAAAATATGCAGCTCTTTTCTGAGTCACATTACGTATTAAGTGACAATAAAGGTCATCTTTGTCTTCAAAATACCGATAAAATGTTCCGGGGTGCATGGACAAACTATCCAAAACCATCTTCATAGTTATATCCTCGTAAAGATTATCAACAAAAAGATGCATAGCGCTATTAGATATTTCCTCGCGCCTTGCTTCGTCTAAACGAAAGAAAGTATTTTTTGGCATAGACTACTCCTTAATGTATAGTGTGAACTGATTCACACTATACCGATAATATATTCACAAGTCAAGTCGTATTAAAATAGAGTGTTCACTCCATTCTCGCTATCATTCAGGCTGACCGGGAACAGCTTGAAACAGAATTTGGTCCTGATAACAAAAAAAGCCGCTAAAATAGCGACTTTTAATGGTACTATGTTTTTGTTCTTGGCTTCATTACAACCCGAGATCATCAGCGAGTCCTTCAACACCTGTGAAGATGGAATCCCCGTAACCCCAGAAGTTGTTGAAATCAATAATGTAGATTTTTTTATTTTTAACTGCGTTAATGTTTTGTACCTGCTTGTTGGCAAGCAGCTTTTCAATCGTCTGTTCAGGATCAATACCACCTGCATACCTCGAAATAATCATCGCATCCGGATTAATCTCGATTAGCTTCTCCAGACTGAGTGTGCCGGTTTCATTAATCAGCATATTATGCATATTGATTAATGACATTGCACTTTCAATAAACGTATCACCATTTCCGTTGTAAATGCCAATGGTTCCATCTCCATTATCCGAAAAAGATGCATAGTTGATGGTTTCAGCGCTAGCTCGGGCCGACAAAGCATTCTCGCGTGCTTTAAGCGTCTCAATATATGCCGCTGCATTCGCTTGTACGTTGAATATTTCACCTAATTCAGTAATATCCTGATACAGACTATCTAACGATGCATCAGGAACACTGGTGCTTTGTACGTACGTTTTAATCCCCATATCATTCAAGCTGCTTACTGTACCAACACCCCAATCCGCATCCTCAAACAATCCACCACGCCCTACAACCAAGTCAGGCGAAGCGCCTATTGTCACTTCCTTACCTACATAACCTTCAGCCAGCACAGGAATTTGTTTAAACTCATCAGCAATATCGTCAGGTACACTACCAAACAACGCAGCTACACCTACAAGTTTGTCTGTCAAACCAAGACGAATCATCAGCTCTGCTGCACCTTGGGTATTGGCAACTACTCGTTCAGGTGCCTTGTCAAACGTTTGATCCTTCTTCACCCATGTGCCGTTCTGTGTTGTATAATTTGAAACGGTTACCGGGTAAGTTGTTTCAGCAGGTGCTGAAGCGTCTGCGTCGGTTTGTTCCCCATTTGTTGCATCATTCGTGGCGTTGCTCTCCGCAGCTTGCTGTGAGCTTCCATTTGCATCTTCGCTGCCACCATTGTTGCTTGAACACGCTGCGAGCACCAGAATCATTGCAGTAATCAAACAAAGAAACATCCCTTTTTTAACGGATACCAACATGTAAATAATCTCTCCCTTTTCAATTCTCTCTTGTCTTTTAGACCCATATGTAAAATAACTATTGTCAGTATACAGTAAATGTCGAAGTGTGTAAATGAGAACAATAATCAATATCATTCGTCTGATGAATTAAAAGAGACCAAGTTCATCTCCTTTGTACGGGATTGAACTTGGTTCATCTTTTACTTAACTATTTATTACGTGCCTGGTTAACCTTGGCGATAAGTTCATTAATAATTTCATCAGGTGACCGCTCATTCATCCATTGTTGACCGAACATTTGGAATACTTTGATCATCGGGAAATCTGCCCAGAATCCTACAAACTCCTCGTTAAGATATACCTTGTCCGTAACGTGCTCGTTCATTTCATTCAGGCAATGCTCCAATTCCTTTTTCGCTGCAGGATCACTCATCCACTCACTGAGCAGACTGAATTTGTGGAACGTGATTTCTTCCTTACCAAAGTCACAATGCAGACGTTCCGTAATTCGGAGATCTTTGGACGAGCTGCCAAGTGAAATTTGGAAAAACCCGGTCTCTGCCACCCAACGGTTATACTTGGTGTTGTAATATGAGAAATCTCTCTCTTCCAGTTCAAAAGTTATCTTGCGTTTTTCACCCGACTCCAGTTCAACTTTGGCAAAAGCTTTCAATTCTTTCTCTGGACGGGTCCATGTGCACTCTTCATCGTGAACATACAGTTGAACTACTTCTTTCCCCTTGCGCATTCCGGTATTTTTCAATTGGAAGGACACAGTAACACCGGTATGGGTCTGAGCCACTTCCAGATCCGTATACAAAAACGATGTGTAAGACAATCCGTGTCCAAACGGGAATTGAGGTGCCAGTTCTTTCCGGTCATAATATCGATAACCCACGAACAGGCCTTCGCGATAATACAGCTTGCCGTTCTCCCCGCGAATTCGCATATGTGAAGGGTTGTCCGACAGTTTGACGGGAAATGTCTCAGACAGCTTGCCCGATGGATTCGTCTGTCCGAATAATACATCTGCAATCACTTTACCCATACCTTGACCGGACAACCAAGAATGAATCACACCAGGTACATGCTGTACCCATGGACGCATCGCCAGTGCGGAACCGCTGCTCGTCACGACAATGCACTTAGGCTGAACCGCGGCTACCGCGAGAATCAATTTCACTTGATGCTCCGGAAGGTCAATGCCTTGCAAATCATGCATCTCCGATTCCGCATATTCCGGTTGGCCCACAAACAGTACAGCAACATCGGAATTCATGGCTAATGACACGCTTTCCTTAATTAGCTCATCATTGATGGAGTCATCCTCCGGGTACCCTTCTGCATAATTCATTGTAATGGCATCGCCAGCTAGATTCTTTATCTCGTCCCATGGAATATCGACTCTTGTAGGCGTTACCTTCGCACTGCCCGCTCCCTGAATTCTCGGTTTTTTGGCAAACCGTCCGATCACGGCAATCGACGAAATGGACTCCTGCCCTAGTGGGAGAATCGCGTTCTCATTTTTCAGAAGCACAATACTCTCGGCCGCCGCTTTACGTGCGAGTGCATGATAGTCCGAATCTGGAGAAGAATTCATATCTTTCTTGCCCGTTACCCGCTCAACCAGCTTCAAAATACGACCCACGCTTTGATCCAACTGTTCTTCGGATAGGCTTCCGTTCTGAACCGCTTCAATGATCGCTTTGGCATTGTAATGGGCGGGACCCGGCATCTCCAGATCAAGCCCGGCCTTCAGTCCGCGTATACGATCATTAACAGCTGTCCAGTCGGATAGGACAACACCTTCATAACCCCACTCTTCTCTCAAAATGTCATGCAGCAAATGTTCGTTCTCGCTCGTATATGTTCCATTCAATAAATTATAGGAACACATGACCGTCCAAGGGTCGGATTTCTTAATAATTCGTTCAAAGGCACTCAGGTAAATTTCGCGAAGCGTCCGCTCGTCGATTTCCGAACTGGTCACCATTTTCTCGAACTCCTGGTTGTTGCCCGCAAAGTGTTTGACAGAAGCGCCCACTCCTTCGCTTTGAATCCCGTTTATAAACGCCGCTCCAAGTTCCCCCGTCAAGTATGGGTCTTCCGAGTAGTATTCGAAGTTTCTTCCACCAAGCGGCGTTCTTTTCATATTTACACCAGGTCCAAGCAGCAGCTCAACGTCCATGGTTTTCGATTCACGTCCCAGTGCCACACCGACTTCATACAACAATTCCGTATTCCACGAAGAACCGATGGCTGAACCCGTAGGGTAACAGGTTGCGGGTACATTTTCCGTTGTAATCCCCATTTCTTCATCGCTGTTTGTTTTACGGATGCCGTTTGTCCCATCGTACATATGAACTGGCGGAATGTTTAACCGCTCGATTCCTTTTGTCATCCACATATTCAATCCTGCGGAGAGTGAAGCTTTCTCGGCCAGAGTCAATTCCGACAACAATTCATTGATTGATTTATCCATAGTACTCACCCTTCTAATATCAATTTTGTTCCTGTTCTTTCTTCAGTTCCTGTGCATCATACAGTTTGAAAAACGGAAACCAGACAATAAATACAATCACCAGGACGACCGCCAGCAAGATAAGCCCATTGAGTCCGGACATAATGTAGGTGGACAGGCCGATCGGCGTGTACCATAGCTGGAAGATCTGGCTCGGAATCCGCACCCAACCCCAGTCGAGAGCCAAGTACACAATCACCGGCGTGATAAGTGAGTTAATCCACATCGGCACCATGAGTAATGGATTAAAGGCAATCGGTGCTCCGTACACGACGGGTTCATTGATGTTGAACAAGGATGGGATAATAGTCGCCTTGCCGACAGATTTCAGTTTTTTCGAACGTGCCATCAGGAACCAAACAACTAACGGCAAGGTCGCTCCCATTCCTCCAATACCCAGCCATCCGGAGAAAAAGGTTTCAAACGTGTTGATATTGACGGGATCTTGTCCCGCTGCCACAAGAGCTGCATTTTCTTCGATTGCAGGTATCCAGATCGCGTACCAGATCGGTGTCATGACCCACGGGCTTACGCCGAAAGAATACAGTACAACGCCAATGAAATTGAACAATAAAAATCCGGTTAAACTTTGGCCTACAGCATTGATCGGCTCAAATACGTTCACGATCAGTCCAAAAATATCAAAATGAAGCTGATATACAAGCACCCATCCTGTTGCTAATACCAGGGCGATCGGGACGAGAAAATCGAACCAGTCCATAATGAATTCGGGAAGTGAAGACCCCTTTTTGAAGAACGAAAATTTGTTGCACATGATCATTACAAGAGCGACAAATACACCTACCAGGAGAGCTGTAATCATACCCGAGGGTCCAAATCGTTCAAGGATGAACTGAATGGTACCATCTTCGTTTACCGTCGGGTTAAGCAGCATAACGAACAGAGATATCCCCGTCATTCCCGCCAGCAACTTGATTTTATGTCGTTCTCTTTTTTCCATCACGACATAAGGCGTCAGAAAAGCAATAAACAACCCAAGCAAACCGAAACTGAATGTCGTGATAGGTGTCAGGTCCGGCATGCCCGGAATGAAATCCTGCAAAATCGAAATCAATGTAATAATCGAACCGATGAAAATCATCGGAATGGCGACCATGATGGCTTCTTGAATCGAAGAAACCCAAATATTGTTCGTAAACGCCTCCAATCTTGGCGCAAACGAATCTGTCATCCATTTCATGAAACGCTTCATCCAAAACTCCCCCTGTCTTCCTCTATGCTGCCACAACCATAGTATATCGATTTGTGTTAACGCTTTCTTGTTGGAACTTGCCGCATCATGGTTCGTTTTTTGCCCAATCCATCGCTATAGTTCTAGCTTGCCAGCCTGAACAAGAAATAAACAACAAAAAACATCCCTTCAAACTGAAAGGATGTCTTAAAAGCACTTTTTTTTTAATATTGTCTATCCAAAATGAGCAGCATTACCCCATGCGGTGGAAGCAAAATCTCTCTGCGCCAACTTTCATCTCTTACCATCTCTGTCCCCATCACGGGTCCACTCCTGCCGTTTAGATAGGCGATTTCTTCTTCCGTCAATGAATAGGGCGATCCCATGCGGGTCCACTCATCAAATACCGATCCATGCTCCCGATCCAGTTGATAACTGGTGCATTTATAAGGTCCCTCGAGATTGCTCAGGGTAAGTTCATAAGCTTTGCTGCCTTTTTCTTCAAAGACGTCATAGCGGGTTGAGCTGGATAATTCCGACCAATCTCCACTTGCAAACAGCCGGTCTACGTGAACATAGTGATAGAACAAAAATTGCATGCTTCCATCCCTTTTTCGGGTTCCGACATAACCGTCTCCCTTGACCATTAGCTCATCCCCAAGCTTTTGCATAAGCTCAAATGCATAATAGCTGGGTTTCTTCAGCCCATCGCGGTTAATCAGGCCAAAACCTCCGTAGAAAGGAGAAGCGGGAACGATACTTTCTTCGAATACATCGGTAAAGGACCAGAATGCCATCGCTTTCACGTCACCGAGCGTGTTCATGGTGTGGTAAATCACAAACGGAGCCATGAACATAGTATCGTGAAGCAAGTTCCGGTCATACAGCGAAAAGTTCCACTCGGTGACATGAAGTTCAACATGACCGTACGATGACGTATTCATTTTTTGCCGCATAAGCTCAATACTCTCTTTATAAAAAGCAGGGGGCATGATTTGGGTTAAACGATCCTCTTCAACTTTTAGCTTGGGATACTCCGAATAGATGTGAAACGAGAAAAAGTCGAGAGCCACTTCCCGCTTGCGGCAATAGGACAAAAATTCCTCAGCCCAGGTATCGTTCCAGAGAGAACCGTAACCCATAGCTGGCCCCCCCACCTTCAGTTCCGGCAAAATCGATTTGATGGCATGAACGGTCGATTCGTAAAACGCAAAGTATTCTTCCTTGCTTCCTGCCCAACAAACACCCGCCAGGTCAGGCTCGTTCCATACTTCGAAATACCACTGCCTCACTTCTTCCGCTCCATAACGATTCAAACAATGGCGAACAAATTCACCAACAAGCGCCTGCCACTTGGCAGGGTCGGATGGCGGGCTAATATTCCCCCTCCACCAAAACAGCGTTTCTTTGGATCTCGCCAACTGGCTCGGCATAAAGCTTAATTCCACAAATGGCCGAACGCCCTGATCCAGCAGGAAATCATACAAATTGTCCACATAAGACCAGTTATAGAGGGGGATGCCCTGCTCGTTCTCGCTGTACACCATCATCTCGTCATTAAAGATGCCGTGAAATCGAATATATTGAAAAGGTACTTTTCCTTTCAGCGCGGAGAGCTGCTTACGCCAATCTTCACGCAAACCTTCAATGGCTCTACCTGCCGTCATGGTCATATTCCAGTGCTTTTCATAGACAGACGACGTCTGATCCGCACGAATCTCAATATAAGTTTGGTCTGACAGATGTACAGACGGTACAGGAAGCGTGTCCTGATCGGCGTCAACCTTCACATCCAGATATCGATACAGTAAACCAATCGCATTCAACGTTTCCATCTCGTAATAATCTCCGCTTGAAGACTCCTCATACGTTTTGGGTTTGCGGTTCACATTCAACTGATGGAGTTCCGGTGTACGAGAAGCTTCCCGATAGGAACCGGGCGTACAGCCGTACTTTTCCTTGAAGTATTTGTTAAACAGCTTCACATTGGCAAATCCGCAATCCAGCGCGATCTCCGAAATATTTTTATCGTTTGCTGCTAGCTGAGCCTGAGCCTTTTCCAAGCGAATGAGCGTCAAATACTTTTGAAAAGGTATCCCGATTTTGTCGGTGAAGAAATGGGAGAAATAATGCAAACTTAAATGTTCGGAATGCGCCATATCCTGCAGTGTAATCTTCTCATTGTAGTGTAAATCAATATATGTGAGGACCCTGTTCAGTCTTTTATAATCATAATCCCTGCTACCGTCTTCCAATGCGGAATTCGTTCCACTGGAAAAATACCTCTGCAGGCATCCGCATAACATCTGTAATCTGCCCATTGTGAAATTTTGATAACCCGGCGTTTTTTTGTTGATCTCCCATACCATTTGCGCAAGATATTGTTTAATACTTTGCAGGCGAGGAGCTTTTTGTTCCACGTTCATAGCAGAGTTACAGGAGATAAACGCATTATTGTTCATTAACTCGGGACCGAACTGCAATGTTAATAACACATTGTCCTGATTGGTTCGTTCGATCTTGTGGACGGACATACTGTTAACCACAATCACATCATCTTCATGCAGTGTATATTGCTGCTGGTCCAGATACATGATGATTGAACCGTGGAGAACATATACAACTTCCACTTCCTTGTGCCAATGAAAATCAATATGTTTTACGGAGTTCACGAAGAGTTTCATAGGCAGATCGTCCTGATGTTGAATAAACTCATATAGATAGCGAATTGTCTGCACCTTCCTTCATACCGATTATTATAGGCACAGCATTTTGAAGATATCAACAAACTACACATTAAGAACAAAAAAGCCGATCAATTAAGGTTCAATTGATCGGCTCTTCTCTATATAAATGTTCAAACTACCTATTCAACTAGATGCCCTGTTATCTTACCAACCGCGGTTGGACATGCGCTCTTCTGGAGCCAATTTAGAAATTTCGATCCCTTTCATAGGGGCGCCCAAGTTTTTGGATACTTCGGCAATCAGTTTGTAATCCGTGTAATGTGTTGTAGCTTCAACGATTGCACGAGCGAATTTCTCAGGGCTATCGGATTTGAAGATACCTGATCCTACAAACACACCGTCTGCTCCCAGGTGCATCATTAATGCTGCGTCCGCCGGAGTAGCTACACCGCCTGCTGCAAAGTTAACGACAGGAAGTTTTCCATTTTCATGAACTTCGCGCAGCAACTCATAAGCTACACCTAGATTTTTGGCTTCAGCGTACAGCTCGTCTTTGGACATGTTTTGCACTTTACGGAGCTGGCTGTTAATCAGCCGCATATGACGAACTGCCTCAACAATGTTGCCCGTTCCAGGCTCACCTTTTGTACGAATCATCGATGCACCCTCACCAATACGGCGAAGAGCTTCTCCCAAATCTTTGGCTCCACATACAAATGGTACAGTAAACTCATGTTTATCGATATGGAACACTTCGTCTGCAGGTGTAAGAACTTCACTTTCATCGAGATAGTCCACACCTAGGGATTCAAGCACTTTGGCTTCTATGTAATGACCGATACGTGCTTTGGCCATAACTGGGATAGATACAACCTTCATAACCTCTTCAACGATGGTTGGATCTGCCATACGAGCTACACCGCCGGCTGCGCGAATATCGGAAGGTACCCGTTCAAGAGCCATGACAGCTGTTGCCCCTGCCGCCTCAGCAATTTTAGCTTGCTCTGCATTCATAACGTCCATGATGACGCCACCTTTTTGCATCTCAGCCATTCCTCTTTTTACACGATCTGTACCTGTTTGCATGATTGTAGTCCTCCTAAGTAACTTTTGGGTGGTTTTCAATAAAGGCATCGCTCTAATCTATGATTTAGTATAGAATGAGAATGGTCATATAAAAAGATCCAATATTTTTGGTTTTTATTGTACCACTTCAATGATAACTCTGGAGGTCCTATGCAATTTCATGTAGCTTACAGTTCATATTTGAACCGAAAATATACGAAGATGAAGGCTCTCTATCATGCCATTCGTGATGCAATTCATGAAGGTAATCTTATACATGGCGAGAAGTTACCCTCTACTCGAGAGTTAGCTGCGACGTATCACATTTCCAGAGGAACCGTGAATCAGGTCTATGATACGTTGACTGCTCAAGGTTACATTCATTCAGAGCATGGAAGAGGAACCTTTGTTGCTTATCAGTTGGACTTAAGCAATGATGCGTCCACCGTCAAAGCTTGTACGCATCACTTATCCGCCTGGGGAAATCGTATTCAGCAGTTTGAACAGCAGACGACTCAAAGAAATGCACCAGCCAATGCTCATACACATGATTCCAGAATGTATAGCGACGAAGTGATCGACTTTAGCAAATATCAACCTGACTTCTCCAAGTTTCCTTACGATGAATGGAATAATCGATTGTATGCAGAGATAAGGCAGCGTGAGCATCACCTGAAAACAACCTCTGCCATGGTTAGTTCAACCGGGGATCCAAAATTGAGAGAAGCCATTGCTGCCTATCTTCGGAGGATTCGGGGCATTCAAGTCGATCCGGATCATATTGCAGTAACTGCAGGCTCCATGCAAGCTATAGCTCTACTCACTCAATTACTTGCAGATCCTGGGGATTATGTAGTGACAGAAAGTCCCTGTTATGTCGGGATTTCTAAAGCCATATTGGCTGCGGGTGCAAAGTTGATTGAAGCCAATCTCGATGGTCAGGGAGTTGTGCCCCAGGACTGGGAAGCACGTATGTTGTTTGTCACGCCGTCACGACAATTTCCTACTGGTGAAATGCTCAGTCTGGAACGCAGACAAACCTTGCTGGACTGGGCACAGCGAAATGATGCCATGATTGTTGAGGATGATTATGATAGTGAATTCCGATATCGAGGAATGCATGTTGAACCACTGAAAACACTCGATAAAGCAGGACGCGTAATCTACCTGGGTAGCTTTACAAAAACCTTGCCTTTAGAAGTACGACTTGGTTATGTGGTTCTTCCCTCTACGTTGGCTGACACCTTTAGAAAGGCACAGGCATTATACGAGCCAAGACCCGTCAACCTGATCGAACAACGGGCATTAGCTGCATTCATGACAAGCGGTCAATATGAGCGTCATCTGCGCAGAATGAATCGATTATACAGTCGCAAATTCCATCTGTTACTCAAACTTTTGAACAAACACCTCTCTACATGGTTTGATTGGGTGGAGAATGAAGCGGGTCTACACGTGTTTGGTTGGTGGCGAGGTAATGTGACCACTTATGAGGCCTTTCGGGAATCAGCTAGGTCACAAGGTGTGGTATACTCAGAAGTCAGCAGTTCAACGTCTGTTGGTACGAAGTATGGTATCTATTTGTCTTTTGCACATTTGTCAGATGAACAATTACAGGAAGGCGTATCCAGATTAAAAAATGCCGTTACAACTGCATTGTGAGGTAAATCGTCTCCAAAGTGAGTACAAGAAGATCATCATTCGGAAGAGGGGCGATCGTTATGAATTGGTTAAATGAACTTTATAAAATAAAAAAGCAGGAACCGGACAAGGAAATCGAACGTTCTTTGGTTAACGCCATCTTCCGAATTTATGACCGGTTCCCCCGAATCGGCCTTAGAGAACGGATCGGACAGCAAGAAATGTCTCTCGATATCGCCGATGCTTATATCCATGGACATAACGCCATGATTGAAGCTGGTGTCGGAATCGGTAAGTCTTTTGCGTACCTGATTCCAAGTCTGCTCACGAATCAAATGTCTCAGAAACCAGTCATTATAGCTACATCCTCCATTCAGCTTTCGGAAC
The nucleotide sequence above comes from Paenibacillus sp. W2I17. Encoded proteins:
- a CDS encoding TetR/AcrR family transcriptional regulator, with the protein product MPKNTFFRLDEARREEISNSAMHLFVDNLYEDITMKMVLDSLSMHPGTFYRYFEDKDDLYCHLIRNVTQKRAAYFNNSNEDSLYSYFLTGLFGNVNGMVTEPLNELEIKLTKTFSYIPEDILLKVYVNVLKGESFPMIKDILRRMRVDGYLRPDVDDDLISFMFESMQLNLILFFREFDIKDSKLQHKISKYFAEFMGHGLLEDHKYSEMVSDLKGERK
- a CDS encoding PTS sugar transporter subunit IIC encodes the protein MKRFMKWMTDSFAPRLEAFTNNIWVSSIQEAIMVAIPMIFIGSIITLISILQDFIPGMPDLTPITTFSFGLLGLFIAFLTPYVVMEKRERHKIKLLAGMTGISLFVMLLNPTVNEDGTIQFILERFGPSGMITALLVGVFVALVMIMCNKFSFFKKGSSLPEFIMDWFDFLVPIALVLATGWVLVYQLHFDIFGLIVNVFEPINAVGQSLTGFLLFNFIGVVLYSFGVSPWVMTPIWYAIWIPAIEENAALVAAGQDPVNINTFETFFSGWLGIGGMGATLPLVVWFLMARSKKLKSVGKATIIPSLFNINEPVVYGAPIAFNPLLMVPMWINSLITPVIVYLALDWGWVRIPSQIFQLWYTPIGLSTYIMSGLNGLILLAVVLVIVFIVWFPFFKLYDAQELKKEQEQN
- the pdxS gene encoding pyridoxal 5'-phosphate synthase lyase subunit PdxS, whose protein sequence is MMQTGTDRVKRGMAEMQKGGVIMDVMNAEQAKIAEAAGATAVMALERVPSDIRAAGGVARMADPTIVEEVMKVVSIPVMAKARIGHYIEAKVLESLGVDYLDESEVLTPADEVFHIDKHEFTVPFVCGAKDLGEALRRIGEGASMIRTKGEPGTGNIVEAVRHMRLINSQLRKVQNMSKDELYAEAKNLGVAYELLREVHENGKLPVVNFAAGGVATPADAALMMHLGADGVFVGSGIFKSDSPEKFARAIVEATTHYTDYKLIAEVSKNLGAPMKGIEISKLAPEERMSNRGW
- a CDS encoding choline esterase, giving the protein MKTYDVFPEPIGGYTVGRTQIDFEYTASDDSKRELTAFVYYPSDSSEGKTTSKYMFPEVYEMFNEQPLVTALKNVFSIDIKTQCYDDLALSVKEKRYPVLFYVCGGGGSPEWGTVFCTDLASMGYVVVSIGHQNSTMYKRKDGRLFNVSKDFSDVITAFGENPEMLALAGKMEMRPDDETAIEMCRKVLALPILSKITEYSESQAEDVRYVADYLYKLDSGELDSIFEGRLLLDIGMGIVGHSYGGPTTAMVCRDDDRFACGIGLDSGAFGLLDSDLKKPFLLLFCEPNYNMNAIIGANNSMETYYYSVDRVAHLDYCDIVFTSVNEELRGERDAMEMRNIVTDYAKNFFDHYILQKAATVESLAYDGVELIKKTSNK
- a CDS encoding ABC transporter substrate-binding protein translates to MLVSVKKGMFLCLITAMILVLAACSSNNGGSEDANGSSQQAAESNATNDATNGEQTDADASAPAETTYPVTVSNYTTQNGTWVKKDQTFDKAPERVVANTQGAAELMIRLGLTDKLVGVAALFGSVPDDIADEFKQIPVLAEGYVGKEVTIGASPDLVVGRGGLFEDADWGVGTVSSLNDMGIKTYVQSTSVPDASLDSLYQDITELGEIFNVQANAAAYIETLKARENALSARASAETINYASFSDNGDGTIGIYNGNGDTFIESAMSLINMHNMLINETGTLSLEKLIEINPDAMIISRYAGGIDPEQTIEKLLANKQVQNINAVKNKKIYIIDFNNFWGYGDSIFTGVEGLADDLGL
- a CDS encoding helix-turn-helix domain-containing protein gives rise to the protein MQTIRYLYEFIQHQDDLPMKLFVNSVKHIDFHWHKEVEVVYVLHGSIIMYLDQQQYTLHEDDVIVVNSMSVHKIERTNQDNVLLTLQFGPELMNNNAFISCNSAMNVEQKAPRLQSIKQYLAQMVWEINKKTPGYQNFTMGRLQMLCGCLQRYFSSGTNSALEDGSRDYDYKRLNRVLTYIDLHYNEKITLQDMAHSEHLSLHYFSHFFTDKIGIPFQKYLTLIRLEKAQAQLAANDKNISEIALDCGFANVKLFNKYFKEKYGCTPGSYREASRTPELHQLNVNRKPKTYEESSSGDYYEMETLNAIGLLYRYLDVKVDADQDTLPVPSVHLSDQTYIEIRADQTSSVYEKHWNMTMTAGRAIEGLREDWRKQLSALKGKVPFQYIRFHGIFNDEMMVYSENEQGIPLYNWSYVDNLYDFLLDQGVRPFVELSFMPSQLARSKETLFWWRGNISPPSDPAKWQALVGEFVRHCLNRYGAEEVRQWYFEVWNEPDLAGVCWAGSKEEYFAFYESTVHAIKSILPELKVGGPAMGYGSLWNDTWAEEFLSYCRKREVALDFFSFHIYSEYPKLKVEEDRLTQIMPPAFYKESIELMRQKMNTSSYGHVELHVTEWNFSLYDRNLLHDTMFMAPFVIYHTMNTLGDVKAMAFWSFTDVFEESIVPASPFYGGFGLINRDGLKKPSYYAFELMQKLGDELMVKGDGYVGTRKRDGSMQFLFYHYVHVDRLFASGDWSELSSSTRYDVFEEKGSKAYELTLSNLEGPYKCTSYQLDREHGSVFDEWTRMGSPYSLTEEEIAYLNGRSGPVMGTEMVRDESWRREILLPPHGVMLLILDRQY
- a CDS encoding glycoside hydrolase family 3 C-terminal domain-containing protein translates to MDKSINELLSELTLAEKASLSAGLNMWMTKGIERLNIPPVHMYDGTNGIRKTNSDEEMGITTENVPATCYPTGSAIGSSWNTELLYEVGVALGRESKTMDVELLLGPGVNMKRTPLGGRNFEYYSEDPYLTGELGAAFINGIQSEGVGASVKHFAGNNQEFEKMVTSSEIDERTLREIYLSAFERIIKKSDPWTVMCSYNLLNGTYTSENEHLLHDILREEWGYEGVVLSDWTAVNDRIRGLKAGLDLEMPGPAHYNAKAIIEAVQNGSLSEEQLDQSVGRILKLVERVTGKKDMNSSPDSDYHALARKAAAESIVLLKNENAILPLGQESISSIAVIGRFAKKPRIQGAGSAKVTPTRVDIPWDEIKNLAGDAITMNYAEGYPEDDSINDELIKESVSLAMNSDVAVLFVGQPEYAESEMHDLQGIDLPEHQVKLILAVAAVQPKCIVVTSSGSALAMRPWVQHVPGVIHSWLSGQGMGKVIADVLFGQTNPSGKLSETFPVKLSDNPSHMRIRGENGKLYYREGLFVGYRYYDRKELAPQFPFGHGLSYTSFLYTDLEVAQTHTGVTVSFQLKNTGMRKGKEVVQLYVHDEECTWTRPEKELKAFAKVELESGEKRKITFELEERDFSYYNTKYNRWVAETGFFQISLGSSSKDLRITERLHCDFGKEEITFHKFSLLSEWMSDPAAKKELEHCLNEMNEHVTDKVYLNEEFVGFWADFPMIKVFQMFGQQWMNERSPDEIINELIAKVNQARNK